A section of the Ensifer adhaerens genome encodes:
- a CDS encoding ATP-binding protein, whose protein sequence is MRGRTIPNRDAIALIHAPLGRDAQIAGSLLSEAGIPSKVVEDLQAFVQALEEDTAFAVVTEEALRSADLRRLSAWIKSQPSWSDLPFIIFTHRGGGPERNPSAARLLEVLGNVSFIERPFHATTFVSVANSALRGRRRQYEARLRIEALDEGERRLQTALEAGRLGAWELDLTTHALEGSSIFRAVFGRRPADAFTYEDLLAAIHPDDVNKMESVMHATMASGTDFAIEFRVVWPDGTVHWAENRAQLYRDRTGKAIKLVGVSSDVTDRISSEVQQRQLNEILEERVVERTAELHKAHAVVMAEMAHRERAEAQLRQAQKMEAIGQLTGGVAHDFNNLLMAVLGNLELLRKYAGGDVKAARLIDGALQGARRGASLTQRLLAFARRQDLHVGPVDLGKLVGEMADLIKRTVGTGIVIETSFPASLDAVLGDSNQLELALLNLVVNARDAMPNGGTIRIELRQANLVRRDGDLMPGQYGVLSVADEGHGMDEATLQKAIEPFFSTKELGKGTGLGLSMIHGLALQLKGTLRLRSTPEKGTTAELWLPVSRQEPVVPEEAVLPLEDRRFRPLRVLLVDDDFLISMSSADMLVDLGHEVVEANSGKEALAHLTGNGRFDLLITDYSMPQMTGGELAKAARDLFPDLPILIASGYSELPPGVDFDVARLAKPYTQKQLATEIERVLKDV, encoded by the coding sequence ATGAGGGGGAGGACCATTCCAAATAGAGACGCCATTGCTCTGATCCATGCGCCGTTGGGGCGGGACGCTCAAATCGCGGGCTCGCTTTTGTCCGAAGCCGGGATCCCGTCGAAAGTCGTGGAAGATCTCCAGGCTTTCGTGCAGGCCTTGGAAGAGGATACCGCTTTTGCCGTCGTAACGGAGGAGGCACTGCGCTCAGCCGACCTTCGTCGCCTGTCTGCATGGATCAAATCACAACCAAGTTGGTCTGACCTTCCGTTCATTATCTTCACCCATCGTGGCGGTGGTCCTGAGCGTAACCCTTCTGCTGCCCGCCTTTTAGAGGTGTTGGGGAATGTCAGTTTCATCGAGCGGCCGTTCCATGCCACGACCTTCGTCAGCGTAGCCAATTCGGCCCTTCGAGGTCGCCGACGCCAGTACGAGGCGCGGCTACGCATCGAGGCACTAGACGAGGGCGAAAGGCGGCTTCAGACTGCCCTTGAAGCAGGCCGCCTGGGGGCATGGGAACTTGATCTTACCACCCATGCCCTGGAAGGGTCGTCTATCTTTCGGGCTGTATTTGGCCGGAGGCCTGCCGACGCGTTCACCTATGAGGATCTTCTTGCCGCAATTCATCCTGACGACGTCAACAAGATGGAATCCGTGATGCATGCCACCATGGCGAGTGGGACGGATTTTGCGATCGAATTTCGCGTGGTCTGGCCTGACGGAACGGTTCATTGGGCGGAAAATCGCGCGCAGCTTTATAGAGACCGGACCGGAAAGGCGATCAAGCTGGTCGGTGTCTCCTCGGATGTCACCGACCGAATATCATCCGAAGTACAGCAGCGCCAACTGAACGAGATCCTCGAGGAGCGCGTTGTCGAGCGAACAGCTGAACTTCACAAGGCCCACGCTGTCGTGATGGCGGAAATGGCACACCGGGAGCGCGCCGAAGCACAACTTCGCCAGGCCCAGAAGATGGAGGCGATCGGGCAGCTGACGGGTGGGGTCGCCCATGATTTCAACAATCTTCTAATGGCGGTCTTGGGAAATCTCGAGCTACTGCGCAAATATGCCGGCGGCGACGTGAAAGCGGCAAGATTGATCGACGGCGCACTTCAGGGAGCCAGGCGCGGAGCATCGCTGACGCAGCGGCTTCTCGCCTTCGCGCGCCGTCAAGATCTCCACGTCGGACCGGTGGATCTCGGCAAGTTGGTGGGGGAAATGGCCGATCTCATAAAGCGCACGGTCGGAACGGGCATTGTAATTGAAACCTCCTTTCCCGCCAGCCTGGATGCGGTACTTGGCGACTCCAACCAGTTGGAACTGGCGCTCCTCAACCTCGTGGTAAATGCGCGGGACGCTATGCCGAACGGCGGGACGATCCGTATCGAGCTGAGGCAGGCGAACCTCGTGAGGCGGGACGGTGATCTTATGCCGGGGCAATATGGAGTACTTTCCGTTGCCGACGAGGGCCATGGCATGGATGAAGCTACGCTGCAAAAAGCGATAGAGCCGTTTTTCTCGACCAAGGAACTCGGCAAAGGAACGGGGCTCGGCCTATCGATGATCCACGGCCTTGCACTTCAACTCAAGGGAACACTCCGGCTTCGCAGCACACCGGAGAAAGGCACTACGGCGGAACTCTGGCTTCCGGTATCGAGACAAGAGCCTGTCGTGCCCGAGGAAGCTGTTCTCCCGCTAGAGGATCGGCGGTTCCGGCCGCTACGCGTCCTACTCGTTGACGACGATTTCCTGATCTCCATGAGTTCTGCCGACATGCTCGTCGATCTCGGGCACGAGGTCGTGGAGGCCAATTCTGGCAAGGAGGCGCTCGCTCACTTGACGGGGAATGGCCGGTTCGACCTGTTGATCACCGACTACTCCATGCCGCAGATGACAGGTGGAGAGCTGGCCAAGGCGGCGCGTGACCTGTTTCCCGATTTGCCGATCCTGATCGCATCCGGATATTCGGAGCTGCCGCCAGGCGTAGATTTCGATGTGGCAAGGCTTGCAAAGCCCTACACCCAGAAGCAACTCGCGACAGAAATCGAACGTGTCTTGAAAGATGTCTGA
- a CDS encoding DUF1289 domain-containing protein encodes MKIEDPCTDICQFDPRKKWCVGCGRTTAEIKAWRKMSPFHRAALAKELRRRMTRLPGGQ; translated from the coding sequence ATGAAGATTGAAGATCCCTGCACTGACATTTGCCAGTTCGATCCGCGCAAAAAGTGGTGCGTTGGCTGTGGACGCACAACCGCGGAAATCAAGGCGTGGAGAAAGATGTCACCGTTTCATCGCGCAGCCCTTGCAAAAGAGTTGCGACGCCGGATGACGCGGCTGCCGGGTGGGCAATAG
- the ligD gene encoding non-homologous end-joining DNA ligase produces the protein MTALKSGRITRRDPLQPRLLFDPMPGRIQPALALLIHKPPVGGSWGWEIKWDGYRLHVHIEANRVRILTRGGFDWTNRFPAIAEAARTFAPTSMILDGEAVVVDEEGRSDFSLLQKSLGASGRKIGNQPSPALLYAFDLLYLDGHDMRHVEYRTRRHLLEETLRGHEGAILLSEELDADPTHLLDHACRMGLEGIVGKRQDSFYRSGRTGDWIKLKCTQSDAFMVVGYEPSTASRAGFGALMLGALSDGELVYVGSVGTGFKERDAVQLRKTMDKIPWRHKQPPVPYSSKRKVVWVQPTLIAEIEYSAWTADEKLRHPSFKGLREFQDNADVCRLRGRRA, from the coding sequence ATGACTGCGCTAAAAAGCGGCCGCATCACCAGGCGCGATCCTTTGCAGCCAAGGCTTCTATTCGACCCGATGCCCGGCCGCATCCAGCCAGCGCTCGCTCTCTTAATCCACAAGCCCCCTGTCGGCGGCAGCTGGGGCTGGGAGATCAAGTGGGACGGGTATCGCCTGCACGTTCACATCGAGGCCAATCGTGTGAGAATTCTCACCCGGGGAGGCTTTGACTGGACCAATCGGTTCCCCGCAATCGCCGAAGCGGCGCGAACCTTCGCACCAACGTCCATGATCCTGGATGGAGAAGCTGTCGTTGTCGACGAGGAGGGCAGATCGGATTTCAGTCTGCTGCAGAAGTCGCTCGGGGCATCGGGACGAAAGATCGGAAACCAGCCCTCGCCTGCCCTGCTTTATGCGTTCGATCTCCTCTATCTTGACGGTCACGACATGCGCCACGTGGAATATCGAACCCGGCGCCACCTGCTTGAAGAGACATTGCGCGGTCATGAGGGCGCGATCCTGCTTTCCGAAGAGCTCGATGCGGACCCTACTCACCTGCTTGATCACGCCTGCAGGATGGGACTTGAAGGCATTGTCGGCAAACGTCAGGACAGTTTCTATCGCTCCGGCCGCACCGGCGACTGGATCAAACTCAAGTGCACCCAGAGTGACGCGTTCATGGTGGTGGGGTACGAACCTTCCACGGCATCTCGGGCTGGATTCGGAGCCCTGATGCTTGGAGCGTTAAGCGATGGCGAACTGGTTTACGTTGGTAGCGTCGGCACCGGTTTTAAGGAACGTGACGCGGTGCAACTTCGAAAGACGATGGACAAGATCCCCTGGAGGCACAAACAGCCGCCCGTGCCCTATTCAAGCAAACGCAAAGTCGTGTGGGTGCAACCGACCCTGATTGCCGAAATCGAGTATAGCGCCTGGACGGCAGACGAAAAGCTCCGGCACCCCTCGTTTAAAGGCTTGCGGGAATTCCAGGACAATGCGGACGTCTGTCGTCTCCGGGGACGGCGGGCCTGA
- a CDS encoding EAL and GGDEF domain-containing protein, whose translation MEKTLSRSSQQFTDFEDTVRDLLNAVPQPILVKDDRFRLRYVNSAACLLIGKTNDELIGSTDYDFRSKSEADRIRELDEQVLRTGQEITEEQEVLVPEGVGSLVIHHRRVVLATGQRLIMASILDTTAQRQAEADRRESQEQYRALIQLHPQMPWTADPSGKVLEIGPRWKATGFDPADALGAGWAKAIHPADLGNVEKEWSKSLQTGLPLDTEFRLATQEGGYRWFRGRAAARRADDGTILRWYGTVEDIDEERKALEALKESEARFRAIADDAPAMIWVTNATGSNDYHSRLWQETTGQTPEQAVGKGWLSAIHPDDRQKVEAAFSRAFDLRQPIRMEYRLLRPYGSSVWVLDAGQSRFAADGKFVGFVGIAVDITERRNAQQQKLVAQKQVHHMARHDALTGLPNRRYLREEFDLLCKAIAPGTKMALLCLDLDDFRSINDAHGRRAGDQLLSRVADRLRNSLMQSDILCRLGGDEFCVLRVGLNSTDEASSLARQLVAVVGYPFPLAGNPIELPASVGFTTGAAGDMALDALVQAADVALDYAKARGRGACVEYRPDMGLQVRKQQNLKTALRRAVENDELELHYQPLLNLLTGEIPALEALVRWSPRELGPVSPAEFIPVAEEAGLIDVLGEWVLRRACVDARRWPAHIGVAVNLSPLQFRNPRLAATVSDVLNATGLDGARLQLEITESVMLNDCDDNLQRLRELRELGAKIAIDDFGTGYSSLAYLRTFSFDKIKVDRSFISDLPDGRESLAIIRAVAAIGRSLGITTTVEGVEKQSQLDVVRIEGFDEAQGYLISRPLPAQKVLHFIKTNRKTFRAPSPRHTSQ comes from the coding sequence ATGGAAAAAACACTCTCAAGATCGTCGCAACAATTCACGGATTTCGAAGACACAGTGCGCGATCTTCTCAACGCTGTGCCTCAACCCATCTTGGTGAAGGACGACCGTTTCCGCCTTCGTTACGTAAACAGTGCGGCATGCCTCCTTATCGGCAAAACGAACGACGAACTGATCGGCTCGACGGACTATGATTTTCGTTCAAAAAGTGAGGCCGATCGCATTCGGGAATTGGACGAGCAGGTTTTGCGCACCGGCCAAGAAATCACTGAGGAACAAGAAGTCCTCGTGCCCGAAGGCGTCGGGTCCCTCGTGATACACCACCGTCGGGTTGTTCTGGCGACCGGGCAACGCCTGATCATGGCGTCGATTCTCGACACCACCGCACAACGCCAAGCCGAGGCCGATCGCCGAGAGAGCCAGGAACAATATCGGGCGCTGATACAACTGCACCCGCAAATGCCCTGGACAGCAGATCCATCAGGAAAAGTCCTTGAGATCGGCCCGCGGTGGAAAGCAACGGGTTTTGATCCAGCCGACGCGCTCGGTGCAGGTTGGGCAAAGGCAATCCATCCGGCCGACTTGGGAAATGTCGAAAAAGAATGGTCCAAGTCACTACAGACAGGCCTGCCTCTCGACACGGAGTTTCGCTTGGCGACGCAAGAAGGAGGTTACCGTTGGTTTCGCGGGCGGGCGGCGGCCCGGCGCGCGGACGACGGAACGATCCTGCGTTGGTACGGAACGGTCGAAGACATAGATGAGGAACGAAAGGCGCTGGAGGCGTTGAAGGAAAGCGAGGCGCGTTTCCGGGCAATCGCCGATGATGCGCCAGCGATGATCTGGGTCACCAACGCAACCGGCAGCAACGACTACCACAGCCGGCTCTGGCAAGAGACGACCGGGCAGACACCCGAGCAAGCAGTTGGGAAAGGATGGCTGAGCGCGATCCATCCCGACGACCGCCAAAAGGTGGAGGCGGCGTTTTCAAGGGCCTTCGATCTGCGTCAACCGATCCGTATGGAGTATCGCTTGTTACGCCCCTACGGTAGCTCCGTTTGGGTTCTGGATGCGGGACAGTCGCGCTTTGCAGCCGACGGTAAGTTCGTCGGCTTTGTTGGCATTGCAGTCGACATAACAGAGCGCCGAAATGCGCAGCAACAAAAGCTGGTGGCACAAAAGCAGGTCCATCACATGGCCCGGCACGATGCGCTGACGGGATTGCCGAACCGCCGCTACCTTCGGGAAGAATTCGACCTCCTGTGCAAAGCCATCGCACCAGGCACGAAGATGGCGCTTCTATGCCTTGATCTGGATGACTTCAGATCGATCAATGATGCGCACGGGAGAAGGGCCGGCGATCAATTGTTGAGCCGCGTGGCCGATCGGCTGCGAAATTCTTTGATGCAGTCAGACATCCTGTGCCGTCTAGGCGGGGACGAATTCTGCGTCCTGCGCGTTGGTCTCAACAGCACCGACGAAGCCAGTAGCCTGGCTCGACAGCTTGTTGCAGTCGTTGGGTATCCATTCCCGCTCGCAGGAAACCCCATCGAGCTTCCGGCAAGCGTTGGCTTTACAACCGGTGCAGCCGGTGACATGGCGCTCGATGCACTTGTTCAGGCAGCCGACGTGGCGCTGGACTATGCGAAGGCTCGCGGCCGCGGCGCTTGTGTGGAATACAGGCCCGACATGGGTCTTCAAGTTCGCAAGCAGCAAAACCTAAAGACAGCCCTCAGGAGAGCGGTCGAAAACGATGAACTCGAGCTCCATTACCAGCCCTTGCTCAACCTTCTAACAGGCGAGATTCCCGCATTGGAAGCGCTCGTTCGCTGGTCACCGCGGGAGCTCGGTCCGGTTTCTCCTGCAGAATTCATCCCGGTTGCGGAGGAAGCCGGCCTGATCGACGTGTTGGGCGAATGGGTTCTGCGGCGGGCCTGCGTCGACGCTCGAAGGTGGCCAGCCCACATCGGTGTGGCCGTCAATCTTTCTCCGCTGCAATTCAGGAACCCCCGGCTCGCAGCGACTGTGTCCGACGTTCTCAACGCCACGGGACTTGATGGCGCACGGCTCCAACTTGAGATCACCGAATCCGTCATGCTCAATGACTGTGATGACAACCTGCAACGGCTGAGAGAGCTGCGGGAGCTTGGTGCAAAGATCGCAATTGACGATTTTGGAACCGGCTATTCCTCTCTCGCCTATTTGAGGACGTTTTCCTTCGACAAGATCAAGGTCGATCGAAGTTTCATAAGCGACCTTCCAGATGGCAGGGAATCACTGGCTATTATCCGAGCTGTGGCGGCCATCGGCCGGTCCCTCGGAATTACGACGACGGTCGAGGGTGTCGAAAAGCAAAGCCAACTCGACGTTGTCAGGATTGAAGGCTTCGATGAGGCGCAGGGCTATTTGATCTCGCGGCCGCTACCTGCTCAAAAGGTGCTACATTTCATCAAGACCAACAGGAAGACGTTCCGTGCGCCGTCCCCTCGCCACACGTCGCAATGA